A section of the Triticum dicoccoides isolate Atlit2015 ecotype Zavitan chromosome 7A, WEW_v2.0, whole genome shotgun sequence genome encodes:
- the LOC119333166 gene encoding protein FAR1-RELATED SEQUENCE 11-like: MADEELTDIMIDMEFGELMKDWIEDWSDDENSDREDRSENGNEWDDLNIDELDDDQENNSELLNEDYISQFISKCHNAYDYYGESNAETCLNNESLDAPGSGESESSVIMSEVTQDDGAKNVQDTASADDKRDIFMQIMEMTFTSHDVAYDFYKSYARDNGFSIRKNKVRYSKTESRHMCYRRFVCSRQGKRDNKLLTEEGHSRRLRAETRCFCEAHLTVKLDQKRGVWYVETFEDKHSHMLAGPDEVPFLWSHRKIKEYQKDEIMSMRAAGIRIHDMMDCFINKHVWYGGVGFTRHEIYNLCAKEKRKLLSKGDAATAIGIMASRKQRDPNLFFEYRLDKEGHLNRMFWCDSQSRHDYEDFGDVLVFDSTYKMNRYVLIRFTKEARLGLPARRTSDLLGFGWTGVGERMKYSQENLLKQTNDISKCAVEYVDDGEGNMIEVKDPMKVSSKEKVEKEQE, translated from the exons ATGGCGGACGAGGAGTTAACTGATATCATGATAGACATGGAGTTTGGAGAACTGATGAAAGATTGGATAGAAGATTGGTCAGATGATGAAAATTCAGATCGTGAAGATCGGTCAGAGAATGGGAACGAATGGGACGATCTTAAT ATCGATGAGCTTGATGATGATCAGGAAAACAACTCGGAGCTCTTGAATGAAGATTACATTAGTCAG TTCATTTCCAAATGTCATAATGCGTACGACTATTACGGTGAATCCAACGCGGAGACATGCCTTAACAACGAATCATTAGATGCACCTGGTTCTGGGGAGTCCGAGTCGTCGGTCATCATGAGTGAG GTGACACAAGATGATGGGGCAAAGAATGTCCAAGATACTGCCAgtgcagatgataagagggatatatTCATGCAGATAATGGAAATGACTTTTACGTCTCACGATGTTGCGTATGATTTCTACAAAAGCTATGCTAGAGATaatggtttcagcattagaaagaatAAGGTCAGGTATAGCAAAACAGAGTCACGTCATATGTGTTATAGGCGGTTTGTTTGTTCAAGACAAGGGAAACGTGACAACAAGTTGCTAACCGAGGAAGGACACAGCCGTAGGCTCAGAGCCGAGACACGCTGCTTTTGCGAAGCGCACCTGACCGTCAAGCTTGACCAAAAGCGTGGGGTTTGGTATGTTGAAACTTTTGAGGACAAGCATAGCCATATGTTGGCAGGACCTGATGAGGTACCTTTTCTTTGGTCCCACAGAAAAATCAAAGAGTACCAGAAGGATGAGATAATGTCCATGAGAGCTGCAGGGATTAGAATTCATGACATGATGGATTGCTTCATCAACAAACATGTATGGTATGGCGGTGTTGGTTTTACCAGGCATGAAATATACAACCTTTGCGCCAAGGAGAAGAGGAAGCTTCTTTCAAAAGGTGATGCTGCCACAGCCATAGGCATCATGGCCAGTAGGAAACAGAGGGATCCTAACTTATTTTTCGAGTACAGGCTAGATAAGGAAGGACATTTGAATAGGATGTTCTGGTGCGACTCCCAGTCTCGTCATGACTATGAGGACTTCGGCGACGTGCTTGTATTTGACAGCACATACAAGATGAACCGCTAtg TTCTTATTCGGTTCACGAAAGAAGCAAGGTTGGGACTGCCCGCGAGGCGCACAAGCGATCTGTTGGGATTTGGTTGGACTGGGGTCGGggaaagaatgaaatatagccag GAAAATTTGTTGAAGCAAACAAATGACATCAGTAAGTGTGCAGTTGAATATGTGGATGATGGTGAAGGCAACATGATTGAGGTTAAAGATCCTATGAAAGTGTCAAGCAAAG AAAAAGTGGAGAAGGAACAAGAGTAG